In Treponema sp. OMZ 798, the following proteins share a genomic window:
- a CDS encoding ABC transporter ATP-binding protein — protein MKKSFIKILFYEIARMIKAKKALFLFCVTLCVFDALLAFGYIFFIGKLTESLTLLNSSAVKNTVLYVFGIFSLIILLQEFSNAILNYYLDKQRMLVTGKLKIDFFNKAASFDVLEFEKPDFLDSLDKAKNGLDSSIDGLINLELIIAQNVVYVLLVAFYMASINPLLLIVVLGAFIPTMFTYVFKNKYKSESEDKSAMYRRQMNKYGSCITDKVFFKESRHLALFNFFIEKFNSSAKLFKRYKTKEIKKLTWIGIITNASQFLGFISIFVVVYCLSKAGSIKAGTIVAVIASVNLLFSHFKELFNYHIAGLADSYTGMNFFHAVMAKETSNKNKTEKMEIKKIRLTDISFSYPNSKKKALKSLNLEINAGETICIVGKNGSGKSTLSKILLGLYQPASGEIIINESKNASEEAHLLLQKNSSAVFQNFNRYNLSLEENINVADVTKSVNKISQAVEQLSDTLPDKQNAMLSREFGGVDLSMGQWQKLAIERGLFKDASIIIFDEPTSAIDPLLEMDLLNSMLDDKTHSIKIIISHRIGIATRADKILLMDNGEIIESGKHDDLMLKDTEYSKLFKTQQQWYK, from the coding sequence ATGAAAAAATCTTTTATAAAAATTTTATTTTATGAAATTGCAAGAATGATTAAAGCTAAAAAAGCTTTGTTTTTATTTTGCGTTACTTTGTGTGTTTTTGATGCCTTATTAGCTTTTGGATATATATTTTTTATTGGAAAACTTACAGAAAGTTTAACCCTGTTAAATTCATCAGCAGTAAAAAATACCGTTTTGTATGTTTTTGGCATTTTTTCTTTAATTATTTTGTTGCAAGAATTTTCAAATGCAATTTTAAATTATTATCTTGATAAGCAAAGAATGCTTGTTACAGGAAAACTGAAAATCGATTTTTTTAATAAAGCGGCTTCGTTTGATGTACTTGAATTTGAAAAGCCGGATTTTCTTGATTCCTTAGATAAAGCAAAAAACGGTTTAGATAGTTCAATTGACGGTCTTATTAATCTTGAACTTATTATTGCACAAAATGTTGTTTATGTTCTTCTGGTAGCATTTTATATGGCTTCGATAAATCCGCTTCTTTTAATTGTTGTTTTAGGAGCTTTTATCCCAACCATGTTTACTTATGTTTTTAAAAATAAATATAAAAGTGAAAGTGAAGATAAGTCGGCAATGTACAGAAGGCAAATGAATAAGTATGGATCGTGTATCACCGATAAAGTTTTTTTTAAGGAAAGTAGACATCTGGCACTTTTTAATTTTTTTATTGAGAAATTTAATTCGTCGGCAAAATTATTTAAAAGGTATAAAACGAAGGAAATAAAAAAATTAACTTGGATTGGGATTATAACGAATGCATCTCAATTTTTAGGATTCATAAGTATTTTTGTTGTTGTTTATTGTCTTTCAAAAGCTGGTTCAATAAAAGCGGGGACTATTGTTGCGGTTATTGCAAGTGTTAATTTATTGTTTTCGCATTTTAAGGAATTGTTTAATTATCATATTGCCGGTCTTGCAGATTCTTACACGGGAATGAATTTTTTTCATGCAGTTATGGCTAAAGAAACTTCTAATAAAAATAAAACCGAGAAAATGGAAATTAAAAAAATACGCCTTACTGATATTTCTTTTTCATATCCTAATAGCAAGAAAAAAGCCCTTAAATCGCTGAACCTTGAAATAAATGCAGGTGAAACTATTTGTATCGTAGGAAAAAACGGCAGCGGAAAGTCAACGCTTTCAAAAATATTGCTGGGGCTGTATCAACCCGCTTCAGGTGAGATTATAATAAATGAATCAAAAAACGCATCTGAAGAAGCTCATTTGCTGTTGCAAAAAAACAGCTCCGCAGTTTTTCAAAATTTTAATCGCTATAACCTGAGCTTGGAAGAAAATATTAATGTGGCAGATGTAACTAAATCGGTAAATAAAATTTCGCAAGCGGTAGAGCAACTTTCAGACACCTTACCTGATAAACAAAATGCAATGCTTTCAAGAGAATTTGGCGGAGTTGACTTGTCTATGGGACAATGGCAAAAACTTGCTATTGAAAGAGGTCTTTTCAAAGATGCAAGTATCATTATTTTTGATGAGCCTACTTCGGCAATAGATCCGCTGCTTGAAATGGATTTACTTAACAGCATGCTTGATGATAAAACTCATAGTATAAAAATTATTATAAGCCACAGAATCGGGATTGCAACTAGAGCCGATAAAATCCTTTTAATGGATAACGGCGAAATTATTGAAAGCGGCAAGCATGATGACTTAATGCTTAAAGATACAGAGTATAGCAAGTTATTTAAAACTCAGCAGCAATGGTATAAATAA
- a CDS encoding ABC transporter ATP-binding protein — protein sequence MKHVSYFSHFKKLYGYVSGAGKILPITIILLRIALGLIPFAYISVYSKFIDGIAGKNTNLISIIPVFIVVALLSYFSQNFLNNFISRLSLNLQIKLRSVNIEKISRLKYEHIENPATNDLIKEVKAGVPSILVFGFSFYLVFLELLLKIFSVAVYLMMFSPMMALVMFILLIPVVMVSLKTGKDDYEAFAQFQKISRRMDDYEKILTDKEYAEERTLFNYIRYFEQRWITSYNEATDVFLSVKRKSYAGIKLTSGLITVSFLGMMFFMLLNVIKGTLSIGSFSAVSNELLIMSSAISWNLTQSIHEIAKTNVFLKTISNFENLSEEIQETDFELKNSEKKIYTDFPENIDIEFKNVSFTYPETEKEILKNLNFKLEGGKSYALVGENGAGKTTITKLLLGLYKNYSGEILINGVNIKDIQDFNKLFSVAFQDFAKYEITLRENIIFDNTSMNSSSSEDSFFDKEILNQMKELSFDIAKFEKGLDTDLGYLSKNNINMSIGEWQKIALLRSLFSTGSYYILDEPTASLDPDAESKVYNNFLKFISGKSSILITHRLGAAKLADEILVLSNGAVVQKGRHDELERVDGLYKEMYEAQKGWYV from the coding sequence ATGAAACATGTATCTTATTTTTCTCATTTCAAAAAACTGTACGGCTATGTATCCGGTGCAGGTAAAATTTTGCCGATAACGATAATATTACTGAGAATCGCTTTAGGTCTTATTCCTTTTGCATATATAAGTGTATATTCAAAATTTATTGATGGCATTGCCGGAAAAAATACTAATCTGATATCTATCATTCCTGTGTTTATTGTTGTTGCGTTGCTTAGTTATTTCAGTCAAAATTTTTTAAATAATTTTATTTCCCGGTTGTCGCTGAATTTGCAAATTAAACTTCGTTCTGTAAATATAGAAAAGATTTCACGATTAAAGTATGAACATATCGAAAATCCTGCTACGAACGATTTAATAAAAGAGGTAAAAGCCGGTGTACCTAGTATACTTGTTTTCGGTTTCAGTTTTTATCTTGTTTTCTTAGAATTGCTTTTAAAAATATTTTCAGTAGCCGTTTATCTTATGATGTTTTCCCCGATGATGGCTTTAGTTATGTTCATATTACTTATACCGGTTGTAATGGTATCGTTAAAAACAGGAAAAGATGATTATGAGGCTTTTGCTCAATTTCAAAAAATAAGCCGCCGTATGGATGACTATGAAAAAATTCTTACCGATAAGGAATATGCTGAAGAAAGAACGCTTTTTAATTATATACGGTATTTTGAACAAAGATGGATTACATCATACAATGAGGCGACGGATGTTTTCTTGTCAGTAAAAAGGAAAAGTTATGCAGGAATCAAACTTACTTCAGGACTCATTACCGTTTCATTTTTAGGTATGATGTTTTTTATGCTGCTCAATGTTATCAAGGGAACATTATCGATAGGTTCTTTTTCCGCAGTTTCAAATGAACTTTTAATAATGAGTTCTGCTATTTCATGGAACTTAACGCAATCAATTCATGAAATAGCCAAGACAAATGTTTTTCTTAAAACAATTTCTAATTTTGAAAATTTATCTGAAGAAATTCAAGAAACCGATTTTGAATTGAAAAATAGTGAAAAGAAAATATACACCGATTTCCCTGAAAATATTGATATAGAATTTAAGAATGTTTCTTTTACGTATCCTGAAACGGAAAAAGAGATTCTTAAAAACTTAAACTTTAAACTTGAAGGTGGGAAGTCTTACGCATTGGTGGGAGAAAATGGAGCGGGAAAGACAACAATAACGAAATTACTTTTAGGTCTTTATAAAAATTATTCCGGTGAAATTCTAATTAACGGTGTAAATATAAAAGACATACAAGATTTTAATAAGCTGTTTTCGGTTGCGTTTCAAGATTTTGCAAAATATGAAATAACTTTACGAGAGAATATTATTTTTGATAACACTTCAATGAATAGCTCTTCATCTGAAGATTCGTTTTTTGATAAAGAAATTTTGAATCAAATGAAAGAGCTTTCCTTTGATATTGCAAAGTTTGAAAAGGGCTTGGACACGGATTTAGGCTATCTTAGTAAAAATAATATAAACATGTCTATTGGTGAGTGGCAAAAAATTGCTTTATTACGAAGTTTATTTTCAACGGGCAGCTATTATATTTTAGATGAGCCGACCGCTTCTCTTGACCCTGATGCAGAGTCAAAAGTCTATAATAACTTTTTAAAATTTATTTCCGGAAAATCTTCTATACTCATTACACATAGACTTGGAGCTGCAAAACTTGCAGATGAAATATTAGTATTATCTAATGGTGCTGTTGTTCAAAAGGGCCGTCATGATGAACTTGAAAGAGTAGATGGTTTATATAAAGAAATGTACGAAGCGCAAAAAGGATGGTATGTATGA
- the tgt gene encoding tRNA guanosine(34) transglycosylase Tgt — protein MKEKKEIFMLLHQDAASPARTGVLDLPHGKVLTPAFMPVGTAATVKAMTKDDLDEIGFEIILANTYHLFLRPGIEVIKAAGGLHGFSGWEKNFLTDSGGFQVFSLSQLRKITEEGVKFQSHIDGSRQFLSPEIAVDLQTGFNSDIQMQLDICSAFGISKTQTLADLKITMNWLDRAFAAWHNTPDEYDGALFPIVQGGFFEDLRLQSLEAILKHEPRGIAIGGLSIGEPKDLYQEYLSFTAKHIPKNKPLYVMGIGTPDYILEAVKNGVDIFDCVLPSRNARNGNLFTHEGAISIKRKEYEFDFNPIDSQCKCKVCRQYTRAYLRHLFRTKEILYSMLATYHNLAFLYSMIQDIREAVQNDSFNDYYKNFLKKYENR, from the coding sequence ATGAAAGAAAAAAAAGAAATTTTTATGCTTTTACATCAAGATGCGGCATCTCCTGCAAGGACGGGAGTTTTGGATCTGCCTCACGGGAAGGTGCTTACTCCGGCTTTTATGCCTGTGGGAACGGCGGCTACAGTAAAGGCGATGACAAAGGACGACTTAGACGAAATCGGCTTTGAAATTATTTTAGCCAATACATACCATCTTTTTTTACGGCCGGGAATCGAAGTAATAAAGGCGGCCGGAGGCTTACACGGCTTTTCAGGCTGGGAAAAAAACTTTTTAACCGACTCCGGGGGCTTTCAAGTTTTTTCGCTCTCGCAGCTGCGAAAAATTACCGAAGAAGGCGTAAAATTCCAAAGCCACATAGACGGGAGCCGTCAATTTTTAAGCCCGGAAATTGCGGTAGATTTACAGACGGGCTTTAACAGCGACATTCAGATGCAGCTGGACATCTGCTCAGCTTTCGGGATAAGCAAAACCCAAACCCTTGCCGACCTAAAAATAACCATGAACTGGCTGGACAGAGCCTTTGCAGCCTGGCACAATACTCCCGATGAATATGACGGAGCCCTCTTTCCTATCGTGCAAGGCGGTTTTTTTGAAGACCTAAGACTTCAAAGCCTTGAAGCCATTTTAAAACATGAGCCGCGAGGCATTGCCATAGGAGGCCTTTCGATAGGAGAACCCAAAGACCTCTATCAAGAATATTTAAGCTTTACGGCAAAGCACATTCCTAAAAATAAGCCCCTCTATGTAATGGGAATAGGAACCCCCGATTATATTCTCGAGGCGGTAAAAAACGGAGTCGATATTTTTGATTGCGTCTTGCCCTCAAGGAATGCAAGAAACGGAAACCTCTTTACCCATGAAGGAGCCATCTCGATTAAGCGCAAAGAATACGAGTTCGACTTTAACCCGATCGATTCTCAATGCAAGTGTAAGGTCTGCCGACAATATACAAGGGCCTATTTGCGGCATTTATTTAGAACAAAAGAAATTTTATACTCAATGCTTGCAACCTATCACAACTTAGCTTTTTTATATAGTATGATACAGGACATAAGAGAGGCCGTTCAAAACGATTCTTTTAACGATTACTATAAAAACTTTTTAAAGAAATACGAAAATCGTTAG